A region from the Kryptolebias marmoratus isolate JLee-2015 linkage group LG9, ASM164957v2, whole genome shotgun sequence genome encodes:
- the tgfb5 gene encoding transforming growth factor beta-2 proprotein, which translates to MWLSCLPLLLLLRFSGVPLVEGINTCQSINLEAQKSRRIEAVRGQILSKLRIRSPPDDDDDPPPGSVPPEVMLLYNSTRELLKERARLAESACERESSEEDYYAKEVQRIDMMPPRTDSNAVQPAAPSLYYRVVHFDVNEVDLINSTLVKAEFRIFRAPNPQARSSEQRVELYQLLRPEEDSTSTQRYIDSRTVQPRAKGVWISVDVTETVKDWVSDPENNLGLKLGVHCPCCTFVPSTNNIVPNKSEELEALFAGVDDERLRLMRKQGQVKGQADFSTKTPHLILTLLPSDRVDNLARKNRKKRAAATDTTTCSRGSDQGCCLRSLYIDFRRDLNWKWIHEPKGYKANFCAGNCPYLWSVNNHYNMILPLYNKLNPEASATPCCVPQDLEPLTIMYFIGRTPRVEQLSNMVVKSCKCR; encoded by the exons ATGTGGCTCTCCTGCCTccccctcctgctgctgctgcggttCTCCGGTGTCCCGCTCGTGGAGGGGATCAACACGTGCCAGTCCATCAACCTGGAGGCGCAGAAGTCGCGGCGCATCGAGGCGGTCCGCGGGCAGATCCTCAGCAAGCTGCGCATCCGCAGCCCGCCGGACGACGACGACGACCCGCCGCCGGGCTCCGTGCCGCCGGAGGTCATGCTGCTCTACAACAGCACGCGCGAGCTGCTGAAGGAGCGCGCGCGGCTTGCCGAGTCCGCGTGCGAGCGCGAGAGCAGCGAGGAGGACTACTACGCCAAGGAGGTGCAGAGGATCGACATGATGCCCCCCCGCACGGACTCAA ATGCTGTGCAGCCAGCAGCACCCAGCCTTTATTACCGAGTCGTCCACTTTGACGTCAACGAGGTGGACCTGATCAACAGCACTCTGGTCAAGGCTGAGTTCAGGATCTTCAGGGCTCCCAACCCTCAGGCCCGGTCCTCGGAGCAGAGAGTGGAGCTCTATCAG CTGCTCAGACCAGAGGAGGACAGCACCTCCACTCAGCGCTACATCGACTCCCGCACCGTTCAGCCGAGAGCCAAGGGGGTCTGGATCTCTGTGGACGTCACAGAAACCGTTAAGGACTGGGTGTCAGATCCAG AGAACAATCTTGGGCTGAAGCTGGGCGTCCACTGTCCCTGCTGCACCTTCGTCCCGTCCACCAACAACATAGTCCCCAACAAAAGTGAGGAGCTGGAGGCGCTGTTTGCGG GTGTGGACGATGAGCGTCTCCGTCTGATGAGGAAACAAggtcaggtcaaaggtcaggcgGACTTCAGCACCAAGACGCCGCACCTCATCCTCACCCTGCTGCCCAGCGACAGAGTGGACAACCTGGCCAGGAAGAACCGGAAGAAGAGGGCGGCCGCCACGGACACCACAACCTGCTCCCG TGGCTCGGATCAGGGCTGCTGCCTGCGCTCGCTCTACATCGACTTCAGACGGGACCTCAACTGGAAGTGGATCCACGAGCCAAAAGGCTACAAAGCCAATTTCTGTGCCGGCAACTGTCCGTACCTCTGGAGTGTCAACAACCACTACAACATG ATCCTGCCCCTGTACAACAAGCTGAACCCTGAGGCCTCGGCGACGCCCTGCTGTGTTCCTCAGGACCTGGAGCCCCTCACCATCATGTACTTCATAGGCCGCACGCCTCGAGTCGAGCAGCTCTCCAACATGGTGGTCAAATCCTGCAAGTGCCGCTGA
- the kcnk4a gene encoding potassium channel subfamily K member 10: protein MRCTTLTTLLTGVMLYLGMGALVFVTLETPKESEAHENLLKAKQVFLNNRSCVSEVDFHELLKKLVSAVEAGLDVSSLSPNLTSRWDMGSAFFFCGTIITTIGFGNLSPRTRFGQLFCVCYALFGIPMFGILLAGVGDHMGTVLRKAVAKIETLFLKRKIKPTTVRVISAVLSILIGCLIFLAVPTVVFQKVEKWSFLESLYFVVITLTTVGFGDYVPGRGYEGGTIFKPLVLLWIVFGLAYFASILTMIANWLRVLSKKTRAEMEELRAHATDWTQNMDFRIPNPLEFNDPFLLQRRRWKRSERRRIRRGAQGTLGYLVRGGSENGHLPNRWAGLSISMSQLDTHSSLERAVVAKTRPRLSAAGEATALRAAVGGRADPAVGAQGQGRSFHHLLARSFSLPVARSTSELDSTGAAMQEGSFFGSESPFDSRSEGSSVSLSFSVLPIFQPVSRVEQGDVTLTQMNTEQEKDKQISAEHLESEASSHHNQSPVQIFLSQSSPPTPELRPPSPRCPIAPSPDCQLLDFFGENLAYIDESSDTLSDLAQSAAGEEKTRRPRKTKRRSVRRELPHTWSPVQVRRPSMQPPSNPPTPPPDSSPSDLPPSETQTDTDL from the exons ATGCGATGCACCACCCTCACTACCCTGCTGACAGGAGTCATGTTGTACCTGGGGATGGGAGCGCTCGTCTTCGTCACCCTGGAGACCCCCAAGGAGAGCGAGGCGCACGAAAACCTGCTGAAGGCCAAGCAAGTCTTCCTCAATAACAGGTCCTGCGTCTCCGAGGTGGACTTCCACGAGCTTCTAAAG AAACTGGTGTCTGCTGTCGAGGCAGGTCTGGACGTTAGCAGCCTTTCTCCCAACCTGACCAGCCGCTGGGACATGGGCTCtgccttcttcttctgtggtacCATCATCACCACGATAG GCTTTGGTAACCTGTCACCTCGAACAAGGTTCGGCCagttgttctgtgtgtgttacGCCCTGTTCGGCATCCCCATGTTCGGCATCCTGCTTGCTGGAGTGGGGGACCACATGGGCACGGTGCTGCGGAAAGCTGTGGCCAAGATTGAGACCCTCTTTTTG AAACGTAAGATCAAGCCCACGACTGTGCGCGTGATCTCGGCCGTTCTCTCCATCCTGATTGGCTGCTTGATCTTCCTCGCCGTGCCGACGGTGGTGTTTCAGAAAGTGGAGAAGTGGTCGTTTCTGGAGTCGCTGTACTTCGTGGTCATCACGCTCACCACGGTTGGATTTGGAGACTACGTACCAG GTAGAGGTTATGAAGGTGGGACAATCTTTAAGCCTCTGGTCTTGTTGTGGATCGTCTTTGGTCTGGCCTACTTTGCCTCCATCCTCACCATGATTGCCAACTGGCTGAGGGTTCTGTCAAAGAAAACCCGCGCCGAG atggaggagctgagggCCCACGCCACAGACTGGACCCAGAACATGGACTTCCGCATCCCGAACCCTCTGGAATTTAATGACCCTTTCCTCCTTCAGCGCCGGCGCTGGAAGCGCAGTGAGCGGCGTCGCATCCGGCGAGGAGCCCAGGGCACTCTGGGATACTTGGTTCGAGGCGGATCTGAGAATGGACACCTGCCAAACCGCTGGGCCGGCCTCTCCATCTCCATGAGCCAGCTGGATACGCACTCGTCTCTAGAGAGGGCTGTGGTGGCAAAGACCCGGCCACGGTTGAGCGCAGCTGGAGAGGCAACGGCCCTGAGAGCAGCGGTGGGAGGCAGAGCGGACCCTGCTGTGGGTGCGCAGGGCCAGGGAAGGTCATTTCACCACCTCCTGGCCCGCTCGTTCTCCCTCCCTGTGGCCCGATCCACCTCAGAGCTGGACTCCACAGGAGCAGCCATGCAGGAGGGATCCTTCTTTGGGTCCGAGTCTCCGTTTGACTCCAGGTCAGAGGGATCCTCGGTGTCTTTGTCATTTTCAGTGCTCCCCATCTTCCAGCCCGTCAGCAGGGTGGAGCAGGGGGACGTGACTCTTACACAGATGAACacagaacaagaaaaagacaaacagatttctGCAGAGCACTTGGAATCTGAAGCAAGCAGTCACCACAATCAGTCACCTGTTCAAATTTTCCTGTCTCAGTCCTCCCCTCCTACCCCTGAACTTCGTCCTCCCTCCCCTCGCTGCCCCATCGCCCCCTCACCTGACTGCCAGCTGCTGGACTTCTTTGGGGAGAACCTGGCGTACATCGACGAGTCTTCAGACACCCTGAGTGACCTCGCCCAGTCTGCGGCGGGCGAAGAGAAAACGAGGCGGCCGCGGAAAACCAAGAGGAGGAGTGTGAGGCGAGAGCTGCCGCACACGTGGAGCCCCGTGCAGGTGAGGAGGCCCAGCATGCAGCCTCCATCCAATCCCCCAACGCCTCCTCCAGACTCGTCTCCCTCGGACCTTCCTCCATCAGAGACTCAGACAGACACGGATCTCTGA